A window of the Lactuca sativa cultivar Salinas chromosome 7, Lsat_Salinas_v11, whole genome shotgun sequence genome harbors these coding sequences:
- the LOC111906617 gene encoding uncharacterized protein LOC111906617, with product MSRICVKNLPKHATEERLRDYFSQKGEVTDAKLMRTRDGKSRQFGFVGFRSEKEASEALKFFNGSFIDTYRISCEIARKVGDPEMSRPWSRHSLKKQEKSTVEKKESVKSMSSNHKVTPDVKIESENSDLQFQEFLQVMQPRAKSKLWSNDLLEANKGEDKDKKKLNSKSSKLNETSDNKPDEMESSMELDKAVSDTDYFKSRVKKDWSDTDTDTEDVNGDVEEDKNDEQTEAEEPTNTLENPNETDEVDEPSSSLEDEDDVLQTGRLFVRNLPYTATEDDLREHFSKFGSVSQAHLVVDKETKRSKGIAYILYALPESAARALEDLDNSIFQGRLLHIMPAKQKILPVKKDDSAIHTKTFKQQREDKRKKSESSGDTRAWNSLFMRPDTIVENIAREFGTSKSELLDREASDVAVRIALAETQVIAKTKKALSNAGVNVTCLENFANQKTQGVKRSNHVILVKNLPYGSTETELATMFGKFGSIDKLILPSTKTLGLVVFLEPGEARAAFKGLAYKRYKDAPLYLEWAPGDILSEDPNSITDEKEKEKEASDVVEHETKRALLEQQLEGTTDAADIDTERVESRSLFVKNLNFRTTDEGLKKHFVDHVKQGKLRSVRIKKHLKNGKNVSMGFGFLEFDSVDTAVKVSRDLQGTVLDGHALILQLCHVKNNERVKEKVDKDQSSTKLIVRNVAFEATEKELRQLFSPFGQIKSLRLPTRLGKHRGFGFVEYVTKQETKNALQALSNTHLYGRHLVLERAKEGESLEELRARTAAQFVDESTGFQNPTKLSLKRKQLDI from the exons AT GTCTCGAATATGTGTGAAAAATTTGCCAAAACATGCAACTGAAGAACGTCTCCGAGATTATTTCTCTCAGAAAGGAGAAGTAACGGATGCCAAACTCATGCGAACCAG AGATGGTAAGAGCAGACAATTTGGTTTTGTTGGATTCCGAAGTGAAAAAGAAGCTTCAGAAGCTCTCAAATTCTTTAATGGTTCGTTCATTGATACTTACAGGATTTCTTGTGAG ATTGCTCGCAAAGTGGGAGACCCAGAAATGTCACGTCCATGGAGCCGACATTCTCTCAAGAAACAAGAAAAGTCAACTGTTGAGAAAAAGGAATCTGTTAAATCCATGAGTTCAAATCACAAAGTTACACCAGATGTCAAGATTGAATCTGAGAATAGTGATCTTCAGTTCCAGGAGTTCCTTCAAGTCATGCAACCCCGTGCAAAGTCAAAGTTATGGTCAAATGATCTTTTGGAAGCCAACAAAGGGGAAGACAAAGACAAAAAGAAATTGAATTCAAAATCTTCAAAGTTGAATGAAACCAGTGATAATAAACCTGATGAGATGGAAAGTAGCATGGAGCTTGATAAAGCTGTATCAGATACAGATTACTTTAAAAGCAGAGTAAAAAAAGATTGGTCAGATACTGATACAGATACTGAAGATGTTAATGGGGATGTAGAGGAGGACAAGAATGATGAACAAACAGAAGCTGAAGAGCCCACAAACACACTTGAAAACCCTAATGAGACTGATGAGGTGGATGAACCTTCGTCAAGcttagaagatgaagatgatgttctaCAAACTGGTCGTCTTTTTGTTCGTAATCTTCCATACACTGCTAC ggAAGATGATCTGAGAGAACATTTCAGCAAATTTGGCAGTGTATCTCAAGCCCATTTGGTGGTTGATAAAGAGACAAAGAGATCAAAGGGAATTGCTTACATTCTCTATGCACTTCCAGAATCTGCAGCTAg GGCACTAGAAGATCTTGACAACTCTATCTTTCAAGGAAGACTTTTGCACATCATGCCAGCAAAGCAGAAAATTCTTCCTGTGAAAAAAGA TGATTCTGCTATTCATACAAAGACATTTAAGCAACAAAGGGAGGATAAGAGGAAGAAATCTGAAAGTAGTGGAGATACAAGAGCATGGAACAGTTTATTCATGAGACCAGATACA ATTGTGGAAAACATTGCTAGGGAATTTGgtacaagtaaaagtgaactacTTGATCGTGAAGCCTCTGATGTAGCTGTACGTATTGCATTAGCAGAAACTCAAGTAATTGCAAAGACCAAAAAGGCCCTTTCAAATGCTGGTGTTAATGTAACTTGTTTAGAGAATTTTGCAAATCAAAAAACACAAGGTGTTAAAAGAAGCAACCATGTTATACTAGTTAAAAATCTTCCATAtggttctactgaaactgaactTGCTACCATGTTTGGAAAATTTGGAAGCATTGACAAACTTATTCTCCCTTCAACCAAAACTCTCGGTTTG GTGGTTTTTCTTGAACCTGGGGAGGCTCGTGCTGCATTTAAAGGTTTAGCTTACAAGAGATACAA agATGCTCCATTGTATTTGGAATGGGCACCTGGTGACATTCTGAGTGAAGATCCAAACTCCATAACTgatgagaaagagaaagagaaagaagcTTCTGATGTGGTTGAACATGAAACCAAGAGAGCATTACTAGAGCAACAATTGGAAGGAACAACAGATGCTGCTGATATTGATACAGAAAGAGTTGAG TCAAGATCGCTTTTTGTCAAGAATCTGAATTTTAGAACCACAGACGAGGGTTTGAAGAAACATTTTGTTGATCATGTAAAGCAAGGAAAGCTCCGAAGTGTCAGG ATAAAGAAGCATTTGAAAAATGGGAAAAACGTGTCAATGGGTTTTGGATTTTTGGAGTTTGATTCTGTGGATACTGCTGTAAAAGTTAGCAGAGATTTACAG GGAACGGTTTTGGATGGGCATGCTCTAATATTACAATTATGCCACGTGAAGAATAACGAGAGAGTAAAAGAGAAAGTGGACAAGGATCAAAGCTCCACCAAGTTAATTGTGAGAAATGTAGCTTTTGAAGCTACAGAGAAAGAATTAAGACAACTATTTAGTCCATTTGGTCAG ATAAAGAGTTTAAGGCTTCCAACAAGGTTAGGAAAGCATAGAGGTTTTGGTTTTGTGGAGTATGTAACAAAGCAAGAGACTAAAAACGCCCTTCAAGCTCTATCAAATACTCATTTATATGGGCGTCATTTG GTTTTGGAGAGAGCCAAGGAAGGAGAAAGTTTAGAAGAGTTACGGGCTCGAACTGCAGCTCAATTTGTGGATGAAAGTACTGGTTTTCAAAACCCTACGAAACTATCCTTAAAAAGGAAGCAACTTGATATCTAA
- the LOC128127227 gene encoding uncharacterized protein LOC128127227 — MTANAYKAHNNTQLQIVNIITSGFTDSLKGWWDFYISQEEKDYILSAKKTIIKQENNQQIQTFEDDMVNTLIFAIIKNFVGDPTTFQEKTSEILMNLHCRKLTDFRWYKNNYLVKVFSRPVCKESYWKERFIAGLPKLFAERVRQKLRENFNNTIPYQNLTYGDLINYINKEGLAVCADLRFKEKLKKDRINSKNELRNFCQQYGYQPLNGPSTSKSKVFNKRSSKYFRKKKYNLPENYKKGKDYASKSKKPYRLNYKKSKRKSKDIIICHKCGRNCHTANNCYAKTKINELNVSEDLKKQIRKIILNTDSDSDESISDFQTNDLNILENTTSSSEDSDICECIGKCHCNNLINVITSSSINVLSQDDKDLLNSLDSIKDKNIQ; from the coding sequence ATGACTGCTAATGCTTATAAAGCTCATAATAATACTCAACTCCAAATTGTTAATATTATTACTTCTGGTTTTACTGACAGTCTTAAAGGCTGGTGGGATTTCTATATTTCACAAGAAGAAAAAGATTATATTTTATCTGCTAAGAAAACTAttataaaacaagaaaataatcaACAAATACAAACGTTTGAAGATGATATGgttaacactttaatttttgctATTATCAAAAACTTTGTAGGAGATCCTACTACTTTTCAAGAAAAAACTTCAGAAATTTTAATGAATTTACATTGTAGAAAACTTACTGATTTTAGATGGTATAAAAATAATTATCTTGTTAAAGTTTTTTCAAGACCTGTTTGTAAAGAGTCCTATTGGAAAGAACGTTTTATTGCTGGCCTTCCAAAACTCTTTGCGGAAAGAGTTAGACAAAAATTAAGagaaaattttaataataccatCCCTTATCAAAATTTAACTTATGGAGATTTAATAAACTATATTAATAAAGAGGGATTAGCAGTTTGTGCTGATCTTAGGTTTAAAGAAAAACTCAAAAAAGATAGAATTAACAGTAAAAATGAATTGAGAAATTTTTGCCAACAATATGGTTATCAGCCCTTGAATGGTCCGTCTACTTCAAAATctaaagtatttaataaaagatcttcaaaatatttcaggaaaaAGAAATATAATCTTCCAGAAAATTATAAAAAGGGCAAAGATTACGCTTCAAAATCTAAAAAACCTTATAGactaaattataaaaaatctaaaagaaaatcaaaagataTTATTATTTGTCATAAATGTGGGCGTAATTGTCATACAgctaataattgttatgctaagacaaaaataaatgagttaaaTGTCTCTGAAGACTTgaaaaaacaaataagaaaaattattttaaatactgATTCAGATTCCGATGAAAGTATTTCTgactttcaaacaaatgatttAAATATTCTGGAAAATACTACTTCAAGTTCTGAAGATTCTGATATTTGCGAGTGTATTGGTAAATGTCACTGTAACAATTTAATCAATGTAATTACTAGTAGCTCCATTAATGTTCTTTCACAAGATGATAAAGATCTTTTAAACTCTCTTGAttctataaaagataaaaatatccaATAA